The stretch of DNA CAAACATCGAACTGAAGTAGTTTCCCATCGTGATGCGTGTGTGTACAGACTCTCAGCTGTCGATACCGATCACCTTACACCGTAAGACCGTATCTTGACACGACTGTGAACAGTTCGACGTTTCGAGGTCTTGCAGTTTTAGCAACGGACGGACAGAGCACCGTCACGTGGGGGGTGGGTAGACCGCGATGGCAAGTCCCTGGGACCCCGATGGGCGAGTTGAAGGGTCGAGGGAGtggtgtgtgtgttgtgtgGTGGTCGCTGCGAAGTCTGGGCCAAGATTGGACAACTTCCGAATGAATAAGCCCAAAGAGAAGATGAGTTTTGGCATCCACCAGGATGGATTGGTCCCACCGTGAGGTGTAGTGGCACCGCGTGTCCCTCAAACAGTCTGAGAGATACTTTCCACAGCTCCCAGGCCACAACCTCACGACCCTCCCCCACCTCGACCACTGAACAAATTTGAGAGCGACTGCACCATCACCCATCACCACCATTACAGCACCAAACGGGGCCGCAATGACGACGAGGGACGCGCCAGGAGCAGTGCCAGCACCTGTACAAGTACCCCGTGCGAGGAAGCCGCAGTCCGCTGCCGCGTACGCTGCGCAGCTCGAGATGTTCCAGAGCTCATCGCTCactggtggtggtggtccACCGGTATGCGATCCACGATGGATGGACAAAGCGGAGGGCCCTGAAGGTCCCCTGCAGATGTTAGAGGGGACACCGCAGGGACTGGACTTGAAACACACAAGGCTTCGCCTGCTGGACGCCTGCAGTAGACTGTACTACCGTAGGGAGTACGCCCGGTGTATCGCACTCGCTAAACAGTTGGAACAGCTGTTGCAGGGAGCCGACGGGGGGCCCAggaccaagaacaaggagTACAGGGAACTAGCAACGTTGCGGTACCTTGTCCAGCGGTGCACAGATCTTACAAACAGTATAACTTCTTATGTACAAGTACCAACtactacaactacaactacaactgCAACTACTATAACAAGCTCAACaggacgatgatgatgatgaaggtGTTGACTGTGGGCGGTCCACGGTGCATTAGCACCACTGCCTCGGTGCATATGACGTTTGAGGGCCGTTTGAAGGCTGGGACCCTGACGCCGGAGCAGACCCTGGCGAAGGTCTTCGGGGGCAGGGTTCGCGGGGACCCGCCGCGGGCTACTTCTCGGATGGAGGGTCTCGGAGAGCGAGTCATCGCTGGGGTTAGTGTCCCCGGGAGACCCCGAGAACCGGACAACTGTTGCATGTCTGGATGTACGCACTGTGTCTGGGAGATCTTCAGTGACGACGTGAAGTACTGGAGATCCCGCCGCAGGGAGGCCGCTAAGAGGATCTCCAGTACGCAAGATACTTGGCCCAGGGACTGGGACCCACCCTTGCCCTTACTCGAGGCCAAGAACGTGCCCCAAGAGTTACAACATGAGAAGGCTCTACTCGACAGCAAGAGACAGGATGTGCCAAAGCCACAGCTGTTCCCACCACGGGAGACTGACCTCCCGGCGAGTGTCCTTGCTGCGAAGCGCCGCAACGCACTGGCCAGGGcacaagagaagaagcaacaggCAGACACTGCCGGTCCAGACGATAACGAAGACGATACAGATCCCTGGGAGGACGTCCCAGTCCATATCCGCGCCTTCGCAGAGTTCGAACGCAAGAAGAGACTGCAGCGGCGCCAGCAGAGAGCAGCGAGGAAGTAGCACACGCAAGCACGCACCAACCAACCGGCTCTGCCCACGTTATAAAGTGGTACAATGTTATAACGAATCGAACCACGTCTTGACGAACAGAACCCAACTCAACTCAACGACGCATGATACCGACACGCTGCGTCTGGGGTAGTGTTCGACACGTTGGTGGACCCCCCGCGAAGGCTGCGACAGCGGCGCGGTTCCAGTTCCAAGCGACGCAGCTGACCGTGAAGCAGCTGTTGAGGTTCAAGTGGGTCGATACCGTGGCCATCAACGGGTGCTCGACAAGCGGCCCAAGCGGATCGGTAAGAGCCTTGTGTTTGGGACGGCTGCGGGACGTCGCGGGCGACACGATCCAGCTCGTGGACTCACAAGATGCACAGCTTGTCGATTGCTCGCTGGAGTCAGCGGTCCAGGCCACAGGGTCCCTCGAGAGGAAGGTTGGCGGTGGTGACGCCGGTGGCTATGAGATCCGGTTGCAACGCTTGCAAGTGCTCAATGCGGCGAACGGGACTCCAGCACAACTGCAAGGGAACAAGGCACTCGGGGCGTTTCCGCCGGAGTACCGATGTCTGCAATTGCGGCTGCGGGAGAACCAGCAACTGCTGAGGTCCCGATACGAGGTGGCCCTCCAGATCCGCAGTGTACTCGACGGAGCACACTTCACAGAGGTCGAGACACCGCTTCTGTTCAAACCGACACCGGAGGGAGCGCGCGAATTCCTCGTCCCGACGCGGCAGCGAAGCCGGTTCTTTGCGCTCACGCAGAGTCCACAGCAGTACAAGCAGTTACTCATGGCCTCAGGCGTTCACCGGTACTTTCAGTTCGCTCGCTGCTTCCGCGACGAGGACCTCCGCCGCGACAGGCAGCCCGAGTTTACGCAGGTCGACCTCGAGATGGCATTTGCGACGGGGAGCGACGTCATGCGCACCGTCGAGGACGTGGTTGTCCCCGTGTGGTCCGCACATGCGGTTCAGGGTCCGCTGCTCACTTTGGCGGAGGGTCCCACGCTCGTTGAGGCCAGGGGACTGCTCAAACGGCTCAGTTACAGACACGTCATGACGAAATACGGTATCGACAAGCCGGACCTGCGCGCACCAGCGTTCCAAATAACGTCCCTTGAGGATAACCACGTACGGGCGACAGAGAACGAACGGTTCCCCGTATTCGAGGTGCTAGTCGTCAGAGGCGGTAGCGCCCCATCAGGTGAGTGGTGGACGAAACTTGTTCATCCGGACCTTTACAACTCACGGACACCCCTGGCGGTTCCAATCGATACGGACGAGGCGCGGGACCACTGGTTTGAACGGTTTTCTCCCATGGCAAGCTTCGAGGACACGTCTCTCATCAACGAGCAGTTGAACCTGCAGAGGGGAGACGTAGTGTTCGGTTCGACAAGGGAACCGGATCATATGCTCTTCGAGAACCCGACCCCGCTTGGGAGGTTGCGGCAGCTTATCTTGGCGACGCCCTGGGGGCAGTCCAACCTGTTCGAGACTCAAGCGGACGTTGGTGCATGGGTCGTCGACTTCCCCTTGTTCTCACCAGTGGAgacgacaacgacaacGGGCACAAAGCGCAAGTACCCAAACTACGAGGCGGACAAGTACATCTCGACACACCACCCGTTCACGATGGTGCAGCTGGACACGTATCAAAACCTGGAGACAAGTCCACTGGAGTGTCTCGGGCAGCACTACGACCTCGTGATCAACGGCGTCGAACTTGGCGGCGGCTCGACAAGGATCCACGATACGGCGCTACAGGACTACATATTCAAAAACGTCCTTGACATCCACAACTCGCACGAACTGTTCGGACACTTGCTCGACGCGCTCGCAATGGGTGCGCCGCCACATGCCGGGTTTGCGATCGGGTTTGACAGGATGTGTGCGATGCTGCTTGGGCGAGACAGTATCAGAGACGTGCTGCCGTTCCCGAAGAGCGTGAACGGATCGGACCTTGTCGTGAAAAGCCCCGCTGTGGTGCCTGAGAGCGTCCTCAAGTCTTACCATATCCAGTACCTCAAGGAGTAAGGGGAAGTGGGTGACATTGCACATGTAAATATAAGATAACAATGTAGTCTATTACTCGTACAGATAATGATGTCTCTTTATGTATATACAAGCGGTTCTTGATCTTGCGTCAAAACCGTACCGTCTTTCCAAGTTCCGGGCAGTAACAATGATCGCGTATCCCCTCGAACTCTGCCAGGAGTTCCAGCTTCTGTTTGGGTTCCAGGAAGTACTCACCGCTGAGCACGAAAGTACCCCAGTGGACTCCGAGCACGTTTTGCGCCTTCAAGTCCCTCATGATTTTCACCACCTCCGATGGGTTGATGTGTCTGGGCCTTTGGTGCCATTCTGGGCAGTACTGTCCACAGGGGAGCAATGCAAGACGGCAACCTGCGCCGAATTGGTTCTTGATGCGGATGTAGAGGTCCTTGACG from Huiozyma naganishii CBS 8797 chromosome 1, complete genome encodes:
- the MSD1 gene encoding aspartate--tRNA ligase MSD1 (similar to Saccharomyces cerevisiae MSD1 (YPL104W); ancestral locus Anc_8.584), with translation MIPTRCVWGSVRHVGGPPAKAATAARFQFQATQLTVKQLLRFKWVDTVAINGCSTSGPSGSVRALCLGRLRDVAGDTIQLVDSQDAQLVDCSLESAVQATGSLERKVGGGDAGGYEIRLQRLQVLNAANGTPAQLQGNKALGAFPPEYRCLQLRLRENQQLLRSRYEVALQIRSVLDGAHFTEVETPLLFKPTPEGAREFLVPTRQRSRFFALTQSPQQYKQLLMASGVHRYFQFARCFRDEDLRRDRQPEFTQVDLEMAFATGSDVMRTVEDVVVPVWSAHAVQGPLLTLAEGPTLVEARGLLKRLSYRHVMTKYGIDKPDLRAPAFQITSLEDNHVRATENERFPVFEVLVVRGGSAPSGEWWTKLVHPDLYNSRTPLAVPIDTDEARDHWFERFSPMASFEDTSLINEQLNLQRGDVVFGSTREPDHMLFENPTPLGRLRQLILATPWGQSNLFETQADVGAWVVDFPLFSPVETTTTTGTKRKYPNYEADKYISTHHPFTMVQLDTYQNLETSPLECLGQHYDLVINGVELGGGSTRIHDTALQDYIFKNVLDIHNSHELFGHLLDALAMGAPPHAGFAIGFDRMCAMLLGRDSIRDVLPFPKSVNGSDLVVKSPAVVPESVLKSYHIQYLKE
- the DPC25 gene encoding Dpc25p (similar to Saccharomyces cerevisiae YPL107W; ancestral locus Anc_8.591) gives rise to the protein MMMMKVLTVGGPRCISTTASVHMTFEGRLKAGTLTPEQTLAKVFGGRVRGDPPRATSRMEGLGERVIAGVSVPGRPREPDNCCMSGCTHCVWEIFSDDVKYWRSRRREAAKRISSTQDTWPRDWDPPLPLLEAKNVPQELQHEKALLDSKRQDVPKPQLFPPRETDLPASVLAAKRRNALARAQEKKQQADTAGPDDNEDDTDPWEDVPVHIRAFAEFERKKRLQRRQQRAARK
- the KNAG0A01700 gene encoding uncharacterized protein (similar to Saccharomyces cerevisiae YPL108W; ancestral locus Anc_8.594), with the translated sequence MTTRDAPGAVPAPVQVPRARKPQSAAAYAAQLEMFQSSSLTGGGGPPVCDPRWMDKAEGPEGPLQMLEGTPQGLDLKHTRLRLLDACSRLYYRREYARCIALAKQLEQLLQGADGGPRTKNKEYRELATLRYLVQRCTDLTNSITSYVQVPTTTTTTTTATTITSSTGR